In Dehalogenimonas etheniformans, one genomic interval encodes:
- a CDS encoding ATP-binding protein, translated as MEDYEKLGVFYLGRPYQITSGKPGDGLFLYDSKDLVTHAVCVGMTGSGKTGLCISLIEEAAMDGVPTIAIDPKGDLTNLMLTFPGLSKADFRPWVNEEDARKKGMTPEEYAGQQSQMWTNGLASWGQSGDRIKRLRQTADFVIYTPGSQAGIPVSILKSFAAPPQSTIDDAEAFRERVGITTSSLLGIIGIEADPIRSREHILISNLLSRSWQQGQDVTIASLIQQIQSPPMKTIGVIDLESFYPAKERFELALALNNLLAAPGFENWLEGVPLDIGSIMYTPEGKPRVAIFSIAHLNDAERMFFVSLLLNQVLGWMRGQSGTSSLRSIIYMDEIFGFFPPVANPPSKTPLLTLLKQARAFGVGVVLATQNPVDLDYKGLANTGTWFIGRLQTERDKMRVLEGLEGAATTAGVTWDRSKMEQILAGLSNRVFLMNNVHDDKPTIFETRWAMSYLRGPLTRNQIKLIMDPIKALKPVEKPDNSPIHDFAAKASPTSTNVAQSARCQPPVLPPKVQQYFVPVRQVQSGSSQLKYIPEILGAADVRFADLKTGVNFIRNVFISTPVSDSADAVDWNQSRETRLAVGNLKSVPESNATFAELPPIAARADSFGFWKREFAAWLYQNQKVELMKSSVFNEFSKLDESERDFRVRLQQLARERRDAASDELRKKYAPKFTTLQERLRLAQATVQREKDQQRQQQMQTVLSFGSTLLGGFLGSKKLGSMSRAKSTFTGVSRSMKEGKDVDRANDTVESVQQRINQLQAEFNSDMAGLAAKFDPLTESLVHVPISPKKTDINVQLVTLGWFPYWIANDGNKTPAW; from the coding sequence ATGGAAGATTACGAAAAACTCGGTGTATTTTATCTCGGCAGACCATATCAAATAACCAGCGGTAAACCGGGAGATGGATTATTCCTATACGACTCCAAAGATCTTGTCACTCACGCCGTTTGTGTGGGCATGACCGGCAGCGGCAAGACCGGTCTTTGTATCTCTCTGATCGAAGAGGCGGCGATGGACGGCGTGCCGACTATCGCAATTGATCCCAAAGGTGATTTAACAAACCTGATGCTCACCTTCCCTGGCTTGAGCAAGGCCGATTTTCGGCCGTGGGTCAACGAGGAAGATGCGCGCAAGAAGGGTATGACGCCGGAAGAATACGCCGGCCAGCAGTCCCAGATGTGGACCAACGGATTGGCGTCCTGGGGCCAATCCGGAGACCGCATCAAGAGGCTTCGGCAAACCGCAGACTTTGTTATTTATACCCCCGGGAGTCAGGCAGGGATACCGGTCTCAATACTGAAGTCGTTTGCCGCCCCGCCCCAGTCTACCATCGATGACGCTGAAGCTTTCCGTGAACGCGTCGGCATTACCACCAGCAGCCTCCTCGGCATTATCGGCATTGAAGCGGATCCGATCCGCAGCCGTGAGCACATCCTGATCTCTAACCTGCTCAGCCGGTCGTGGCAGCAGGGACAGGACGTTACCATCGCCAGCCTGATCCAGCAGATCCAATCACCCCCAATGAAGACTATTGGCGTGATCGACCTGGAATCGTTTTATCCAGCCAAGGAAAGGTTTGAATTAGCTCTGGCTTTGAACAATCTACTGGCAGCCCCGGGTTTTGAAAACTGGCTCGAGGGGGTGCCTCTGGATATCGGTTCGATCATGTACACGCCCGAAGGCAAACCCAGGGTGGCGATTTTTTCGATCGCTCACCTTAATGATGCTGAGCGCATGTTTTTTGTCTCCCTGCTTTTGAACCAGGTTCTCGGCTGGATGCGTGGGCAGTCGGGGACCTCCAGTCTCAGGTCCATTATTTATATGGACGAGATTTTCGGCTTCTTCCCCCCGGTGGCTAATCCTCCCTCTAAAACCCCTTTGCTTACCCTGCTCAAACAGGCTCGTGCCTTTGGCGTTGGTGTCGTCCTTGCCACGCAGAATCCGGTTGACCTTGATTACAAGGGTTTGGCCAACACGGGCACCTGGTTTATCGGCAGGCTGCAGACTGAAAGAGACAAGATGCGCGTACTGGAAGGTCTGGAAGGGGCGGCCACCACGGCTGGTGTGACCTGGGACCGTAGCAAGATGGAACAAATCCTGGCCGGTTTGTCCAACCGGGTCTTTCTTATGAACAACGTTCACGACGACAAGCCGACGATCTTCGAGACGCGGTGGGCAATGTCTTATCTCCGGGGTCCGTTAACCCGAAATCAGATCAAGTTGATCATGGACCCGATCAAGGCTTTGAAACCGGTTGAAAAACCTGATAATTCTCCGATCCACGATTTTGCCGCCAAAGCCTCGCCCACCTCCACCAATGTCGCCCAGAGTGCGCGATGTCAACCCCCCGTCCTGCCCCCCAAAGTCCAGCAATATTTCGTTCCTGTCCGTCAGGTTCAATCGGGTTCATCCCAACTGAAATACATCCCTGAAATTCTTGGTGCTGCCGATGTCCGGTTTGCCGACCTCAAAACGGGCGTCAATTTTATTAGAAACGTATTTATCAGTACCCCGGTGTCTGATTCGGCGGACGCCGTTGACTGGAACCAGTCCCGGGAGACAAGGCTGGCAGTTGGCAATCTCAAATCTGTGCCGGAGTCCAATGCCACGTTCGCCGAATTACCTCCCATAGCCGCCAGAGCCGACAGTTTTGGTTTCTGGAAACGGGAGTTCGCCGCCTGGCTTTACCAGAACCAAAAAGTCGAACTGATGAAAAGCTCGGTGTTTAATGAGTTTTCAAAGCTTGACGAGTCTGAACGGGACTTCAGGGTGAGGCTCCAGCAACTTGCCAGGGAACGCCGCGATGCCGCCAGCGATGAACTGCGCAAGAAATATGCCCCGAAGTTTACGACTCTCCAGGAGCGCTTGCGGTTAGCACAGGCAACTGTCCAACGTGAAAAAGACCAGCAGCGGCAGCAGCAAATGCAAACCGTCTTATCGTTCGGTTCTACCCTTCTGGGAGGTTTCCTGGGGAGTAAAAAGCTGGGTTCGATGAGTCGTGCCAAGTCGACCTTCACTGGCGTAAGCCGTTCGATGAAAGAGGGTAAAGATGTCGATCGGGCTAATGATACGGTCGAAAGCGTCCAACAGCGGATTAACCAGCTTCAGGCCGAATTTAACTCAGACATGGCGGGGCTTGCGGCAAAATTTGATCCACTGACTGAATCTTTGGTCCATGTGCCGATTTCACCAAAAAAGACCGACATCAACGTACAATTGGTAACTTTGGGATGGTTCCCATACTGGATTGCCAATGATGGGAACAAAACCCCTGCCTGGTAA
- a CDS encoding hemerythrin domain-containing protein, protein MKPIGPLMWEHRLIERMIALLSSELDAFTQTNVFHLDFLRQAIDFLRTYADKTHHGKEEKIFFRELFNKPLSPEHRRILNELIDEHETARKLVASLDQAVREAEPQKQANAQTISELVRGIVDFYPCHIKKEDQVIFYPAQDYLTKDEQDNMLAEFWEFDRRLIHEKYQEIVSGMESRLKA, encoded by the coding sequence ATGAAACCTATCGGTCCTTTAATGTGGGAACACCGCCTGATAGAACGCATGATCGCTCTGCTGTCATCAGAGTTGGACGCTTTCACCCAAACAAACGTCTTTCATCTTGATTTCCTGCGCCAGGCGATTGATTTTCTTCGGACATACGCAGACAAAACGCATCACGGTAAAGAAGAGAAAATCTTTTTTCGAGAACTGTTTAATAAACCTTTATCGCCAGAACACCGTAGGATCCTGAACGAACTGATAGACGAACACGAGACCGCCCGGAAATTAGTGGCTTCGCTGGATCAAGCTGTGCGTGAAGCTGAGCCCCAAAAGCAAGCGAACGCGCAAACCATATCCGAACTGGTTCGGGGGATCGTCGATTTCTACCCGTGTCATATCAAGAAAGAAGATCAGGTAATTTTTTATCCGGCCCAGGACTACCTCACTAAAGATGAACAAGACAACATGCTGGCCGAATTTTGGGAGTTCGACAGGAGACTTATCCACGAAAAATATCAGGAAATTGTATCCGGGATGGAATCAAGGTTAAAAGCCTGA
- a CDS encoding lysophospholipid acyltransferase family protein — protein MWQYYAFKIAGFSLSFLPRKAGYLVAGFMANILYLAAPGLRETIADNQRRASGIENDNRALKRLVRGVLRNTARNYFDLVKLPRLNRRHLESLYSVNGKENLDAALARGKGVVMVTAHMSGYDMAIQWLTLQSIKSTALVEPINPPQLLKHVTKLRQSHGITFLAPQPNTLARLFKCLHRGEALLFASDRDIDKNGVSLDFFGEETTMPSIAVRFAMKTGAALVPVFPRRAAAGYEITFEPAVDLAPNGNNQALAENVAKVVRVMEKHIRRDSDQWVVLNRVWPKRFPGSL, from the coding sequence GTGTGGCAATATTACGCCTTTAAGATAGCCGGTTTCAGCCTTTCGTTTCTCCCGCGGAAAGCCGGCTATCTCGTGGCTGGTTTTATGGCCAATATCCTCTATCTCGCGGCTCCCGGCCTTCGTGAAACCATCGCCGATAACCAGCGCCGCGCCTCCGGCATCGAGAACGATAACCGGGCTTTGAAACGCCTGGTCCGCGGCGTTCTGCGCAACACCGCCCGCAATTATTTCGACCTGGTCAAGCTCCCCCGCCTGAACCGCCGCCACCTTGAAAGCCTGTACAGCGTCAACGGAAAGGAAAACCTCGACGCGGCGCTCGCCAGAGGCAAAGGGGTGGTGATGGTAACGGCGCACATGAGCGGCTACGACATGGCCATCCAATGGCTTACCCTTCAGTCTATCAAGTCTACGGCGCTTGTCGAGCCTATCAACCCCCCGCAACTCCTGAAACACGTGACCAAATTGCGCCAGAGCCACGGCATCACCTTCCTGGCACCCCAGCCGAATACCCTGGCCAGGCTGTTCAAATGCCTCCACCGTGGGGAGGCGCTGCTTTTCGCCAGCGACCGTGATATCGATAAGAACGGCGTCAGCCTCGACTTTTTCGGGGAAGAGACCACCATGCCGTCGATCGCTGTCAGGTTTGCCATGAAAACCGGCGCCGCCCTGGTGCCCGTCTTCCCCCGCCGCGCCGCCGCCGGATACGAGATAACCTTTGAACCTGCCGTCGACCTGGCGCCCAACGGCAACAACCAGGCGCTCGCGGAGAACGTGGCAAAAGTCGTCAGGGTGATGGAAAAGCACATCCGCAGAGACTCCGACCAATGGGTTGTGCTCAACCGCGTCTGGCCGAAACGCTTTCCCGGTTCTCTGTAG
- a CDS encoding type II glyceraldehyde-3-phosphate dehydrogenase — translation MNGKVRVGINGYGVIGKRVADAVSLQSDMEVSGVTAVNADYRVRIAAERGYPIFAVKPDRRQMMTEAHIPTEGSLEDLLKRSDIIIDCTPKGIGAENKPVYEKHHVKAIFQGAEKHELTGVSFVAQVNYDQAINKDFVRVVSCNTTALCRVNNALNKRGWIKRSRAVLLRRGTDPWESHRDGMINTVIPETKVPSHQGPDACTVIPGLDITTMAGAGPYNLSHIHYSMVETNRPVSLAELRQALWEEPRISFVRSSDGLVALNSVIELMRDLGRPRNDMWEVAVWEDALAADERELYLVFQVHNEAITIPENIDAIRAMCGLETDGAVSIAMTDKSLGVLKNFLPKTIPEPARPTHVGHALAEEREEYRDEGYKGAEEPF, via the coding sequence ATGAACGGTAAGGTCCGCGTCGGCATCAACGGTTACGGCGTCATCGGCAAGCGTGTCGCCGATGCCGTCTCTCTCCAATCCGACATGGAAGTCAGCGGCGTCACCGCGGTCAACGCCGACTATCGTGTCCGCATCGCCGCCGAAAGGGGTTACCCCATATTCGCCGTCAAGCCCGACCGCCGCCAGATGATGACCGAAGCTCATATCCCCACTGAAGGTTCCCTCGAAGACCTGTTGAAGCGGAGCGACATCATCATCGATTGCACCCCCAAGGGCATCGGTGCCGAGAACAAGCCGGTGTATGAAAAACACCACGTCAAAGCCATTTTCCAGGGCGCCGAGAAGCACGAACTCACCGGCGTATCCTTTGTCGCCCAGGTCAACTACGATCAGGCTATAAATAAGGACTTTGTCCGGGTCGTATCGTGCAACACCACGGCCCTGTGCCGGGTCAATAACGCCCTGAATAAACGCGGCTGGATCAAGCGCAGCCGGGCGGTACTCTTGAGGCGCGGCACCGACCCCTGGGAAAGCCACCGCGACGGCATGATCAACACCGTCATCCCTGAAACCAAGGTCCCCTCCCACCAGGGCCCCGATGCCTGCACCGTCATACCCGGCCTGGACATCACCACCATGGCCGGCGCCGGACCGTACAACCTTTCTCACATCCATTACTCCATGGTGGAGACCAACCGGCCGGTCAGTCTCGCGGAACTGCGGCAGGCGTTGTGGGAGGAGCCGCGCATCTCCTTCGTCCGTTCCTCGGACGGGCTGGTAGCCCTTAATTCGGTCATCGAGCTGATGAGAGATTTGGGACGTCCCCGCAACGACATGTGGGAAGTGGCCGTCTGGGAAGACGCCCTGGCGGCGGACGAGCGGGAGCTTTATCTCGTCTTCCAGGTTCACAACGAGGCCATCACCATCCCCGAAAACATCGACGCCATCCGCGCAATGTGCGGCTTGGAGACGGACGGCGCCGTGTCGATCGCCATGACCGACAAGTCCCTCGGAGTCCTCAAGAATTTCCTGCCTAAGACCATTCCCGAACCCGCCCGGCCGACTCACGTCGGTCACGCGCTAGCCGAAGAACGGGAAGAATACCGGGACGAAGGCTACAAAGGGGCGGAAGAGCCGTTCTAG
- a CDS encoding MMPL family transporter — protein sequence MNLVNGISSLARASARRPWVTIGMWVVGLVAAVGFMVTGNALVNEITMTDNPESRQADTLIKDRLSNPTDATTPRTEDETIIIKSDTLTIDSPEYRAAIESLYADIMALGDKVVVGGINYYMTFDSSLVSADRHTTMIPLVMVDKAENFVDQVYAVGDKLAADNSQFKVYYTGSASFNADTMALAEDTMTKGESIGIMVALVVLAIVFGALVAALLPVALGVVAIVAALGLIGLTSHFMGLSFFITNMVTMMGLAVGIDYSLFIVSRYREERKKGLSKVEAIAVTSRTANKAIFFSGMTVVLALVGLLIFPLSIFQSMGLGSIMVVVAAVLASMTILPAIISLLGDRVNKIRMPFTARAEKREAVEHKISGFWAGMVKVVTHKPLVSVVIVAGIMIAALTPYFDKQSGFSGISGLPDDLRAKEGFMVLVNDFHIGMDDPAKIVVDGDINAAATQDAINKLVARIGTDSNFSSTNVVSYADKNLAIIYANLVGDPASLNSMDAVRALRADYIPAAFGDISARAFVTGGTAGTLDFNATTDSYTPVIFAFVLALAFIILMVAFRSVVIPATAILMNLLSVGAAYGLLVLVFQKGIGASIFGFIQVDVIETWLPLMLFSLLFGLSMDYQVFLLSRIRERYLKTGNTSEAVAFGLSSTGKLITGAALIMVAVFGGFALGDMAMFQQMGFGLAVAVLVDATLVRCVLVPATMTMLGKANWYLPRWLNWLPNVSLGETDEAPEAVKVAPAPRLPRGLVPAPVPVTVDETEIIDRKY from the coding sequence ATGAATCTGGTAAACGGTATCTCAAGTCTAGCCCGAGCCTCGGCCCGCCGCCCATGGGTCACCATCGGCATGTGGGTCGTTGGTCTGGTCGCGGCGGTTGGTTTCATGGTCACCGGAAACGCTCTGGTCAACGAGATCACGATGACCGACAATCCCGAATCCCGGCAGGCTGACACCTTGATCAAAGATCGCCTGTCCAACCCGACCGATGCCACTACCCCCCGGACTGAAGATGAGACCATCATCATCAAGTCGGACACCTTGACAATCGACTCCCCTGAATATCGCGCCGCCATTGAAAGCCTTTACGCGGACATCATGGCCTTGGGCGACAAAGTCGTCGTTGGCGGCATCAACTACTACATGACTTTTGACTCTTCCCTGGTCTCCGCCGACCGCCACACCACCATGATCCCGCTGGTGATGGTCGACAAGGCCGAGAATTTCGTCGATCAGGTTTACGCCGTCGGCGATAAACTGGCCGCGGACAACTCCCAATTCAAGGTCTATTACACCGGTAGCGCCTCTTTCAACGCTGATACCATGGCTTTGGCTGAGGACACCATGACCAAAGGTGAGAGCATCGGCATCATGGTCGCCCTGGTTGTCCTGGCTATCGTCTTCGGCGCTCTGGTCGCCGCCCTCTTACCCGTCGCCCTCGGCGTCGTCGCCATCGTCGCAGCGCTGGGTCTCATCGGCCTGACCAGCCATTTCATGGGCCTGTCCTTCTTCATCACCAACATGGTCACCATGATGGGCTTGGCGGTAGGCATCGACTACTCTCTTTTTATCGTCTCCCGCTACCGCGAGGAGCGCAAAAAAGGTCTGTCCAAGGTTGAGGCAATCGCCGTGACTTCTCGCACCGCCAATAAGGCCATCTTCTTCTCGGGCATGACCGTAGTCCTCGCCCTGGTTGGCCTCCTGATCTTCCCCTTGTCCATCTTCCAGTCCATGGGTCTCGGTTCGATCATGGTTGTCGTCGCCGCCGTCCTGGCCTCCATGACGATACTTCCCGCCATCATCTCTCTCCTCGGCGACCGGGTCAACAAGATCCGCATGCCCTTCACCGCCCGCGCCGAAAAGAGGGAAGCGGTTGAGCACAAGATCAGCGGTTTCTGGGCCGGCATGGTCAAGGTAGTTACTCACAAACCCCTGGTCAGCGTGGTTATCGTTGCCGGCATTATGATCGCCGCCCTGACTCCTTACTTCGACAAGCAGTCCGGCTTCTCCGGCATCTCCGGCCTGCCTGATGACCTACGCGCTAAGGAAGGTTTCATGGTCCTGGTCAATGATTTCCACATCGGTATGGACGACCCAGCCAAGATCGTGGTTGACGGCGATATCAATGCCGCCGCCACTCAGGATGCCATCAATAAATTGGTCGCCAGGATTGGAACCGATTCCAATTTCAGCTCGACCAACGTCGTCTCCTATGCTGACAAGAACCTGGCCATCATCTACGCCAATCTGGTCGGCGACCCGGCCTCATTGAATTCCATGGATGCCGTCAGGGCTCTCCGTGCTGACTACATCCCCGCTGCTTTCGGTGACATCTCAGCCAGGGCTTTTGTAACCGGCGGCACCGCCGGCACCCTGGACTTCAACGCCACCACCGATTCTTATACACCGGTCATCTTTGCCTTCGTGCTGGCGCTGGCTTTCATCATCCTGATGGTCGCTTTCCGCTCGGTAGTCATCCCCGCCACCGCCATCCTGATGAACTTGCTCTCAGTCGGCGCTGCGTACGGCCTGCTCGTCCTGGTCTTCCAGAAGGGTATCGGCGCTTCCATCTTCGGATTCATCCAGGTGGATGTGATAGAGACCTGGCTTCCCCTGATGCTATTCTCTCTCCTGTTCGGCTTGTCCATGGACTATCAGGTGTTCCTGCTCTCCCGCATCCGCGAGCGCTACCTGAAGACCGGCAACACCTCCGAAGCCGTGGCCTTCGGTCTCAGTTCCACCGGCAAGCTCATCACCGGCGCTGCCCTGATCATGGTCGCGGTCTTCGGCGGATTTGCCCTGGGCGATATGGCGATGTTCCAGCAGATGGGCTTCGGCCTGGCTGTCGCCGTCCTGGTGGACGCCACCCTGGTCCGCTGTGTTTTGGTCCCAGCCACCATGACCATGCTCGGCAAGGCCAACTGGTATCTTCCCAGGTGGCTCAACTGGCTGCCCAATGTCTCCCTGGGTGAGACCGATGAGGCGCCCGAAGCGGTCAAGGTCGCTCCCGCCCCCCGCCTGCCCCGCGGCCTGGTTCCCGCTCCGGTCCCGGTCACCGTCGATGAAACAGAGATCATCGACCGCAAGTACTAG
- a CDS encoding SHOCT-like domain-containing protein, whose translation MSDNRKKILEMLDAKKITVDEATKLLSAVDRGGSSFSDEKPIDQILNRVGRKIKYLRVLIDNPHSHHGETPEKVNVRVPVSLIRAGMKFTSLIPREAGDKVEEELRCRGINLNIKNIKDEDIDDLIEALSELEVDIDGGEGKVRVFAE comes from the coding sequence ATGTCTGATAATCGGAAGAAAATTCTCGAAATGCTCGATGCCAAGAAAATTACCGTTGATGAGGCGACTAAACTGCTCTCGGCGGTCGATCGTGGAGGCAGCTCGTTTTCCGATGAAAAACCTATCGATCAGATCCTAAACAGGGTCGGGCGCAAGATAAAATACCTCAGAGTGCTCATCGATAATCCGCACAGCCATCACGGTGAAACCCCTGAGAAGGTCAACGTGCGTGTGCCTGTCAGTCTCATCCGTGCAGGTATGAAATTCACCTCCTTGATACCGCGTGAAGCAGGAGATAAGGTAGAGGAAGAACTTCGCTGCCGTGGTATTAACCTCAACATCAAGAACATCAAGGATGAGGATATCGATGACCTGATAGAAGCCCTGTCCGAACTTGAAGTCGATATCGACGGCGGCGAAGGTAAAGTCCGCGTTTTCGCTGAATAG
- a CDS encoding DUF2089 domain-containing protein: protein MIREWTELTRLTGGSSIVVEKVRLADSGIAIEGEFALPRLAQLEADDQVFVMAFVSAHGSLKDMERMFGISYPTVKNRLDKLAGKLKMVEFTPAPEPEVDKEDVLGMLERGEINAEEAVRRLS, encoded by the coding sequence ATGATCAGAGAATGGACGGAACTCACAAGACTCACCGGCGGTAGCTCCATCGTTGTGGAGAAGGTGAGACTGGCTGATTCCGGCATCGCCATCGAAGGCGAATTCGCTTTGCCTCGCCTGGCTCAGCTTGAAGCTGACGACCAGGTCTTCGTCATGGCTTTCGTCAGCGCCCATGGCTCCCTGAAAGATATGGAGCGGATGTTCGGCATAAGCTACCCAACTGTAAAGAACCGGCTGGACAAGCTTGCCGGCAAACTCAAAATGGTGGAGTTTACACCGGCGCCTGAGCCTGAAGTGGATAAGGAAGACGTCCTGGGTATGCTTGAACGTGGCGAAATCAACGCCGAAGAGGCTGTTAGGAGGTTGTCATGA
- a CDS encoding sirohydrochlorin chelatase, giving the protein MKTLIVLVMHGAPPTDFPRQELSEFFVIYGRMKREGGHGTAVNPRYAELEEKIKNWPRTAANDPFYTASEALAAELSQATGFKVVVGYNEFCAPDVATALEIAADEGAEEIVVATPMMTRGGEHAEAEIPATIRIFQEDHPKIKTVYAWPYDRAEIAAFLKQHISRFI; this is encoded by the coding sequence ATGAAAACATTGATCGTTCTTGTGATGCATGGCGCCCCTCCCACCGATTTCCCCCGCCAGGAACTGTCCGAATTCTTCGTTATTTATGGCAGGATGAAGCGTGAGGGCGGTCATGGTACTGCAGTTAACCCCAGGTACGCCGAGTTGGAAGAAAAGATCAAGAATTGGCCTCGCACCGCCGCTAATGACCCGTTCTATACGGCATCAGAGGCTTTGGCTGCCGAGCTCTCGCAAGCCACCGGGTTCAAAGTGGTTGTAGGCTACAACGAGTTTTGCGCTCCGGATGTCGCGACCGCTTTAGAGATTGCAGCAGATGAAGGCGCGGAGGAAATTGTTGTTGCTACTCCGATGATGACCAGGGGCGGCGAGCATGCCGAAGCAGAGATCCCCGCCACCATCAGGATCTTTCAGGAAGATCACCCTAAGATAAAAACAGTATATGCCTGGCCTTATGACAGGGCTGAGATTGCCGCTTTCCTCAAGCAGCATATCAGCCGGTTTATCTAG
- a CDS encoding helix-turn-helix domain-containing protein, translating to MNDDLLTIGEAAEILGVSEPALRTWTDEGQIKAFVTPGGHRRYLRSELKKFIGLNQKRLGIKSLTEKLEGTAAVHREIGAGPWRTHLDEADQHRFAALGRQLLALLTQCLTKPSKPEDTFSAAREIGRSYGELTGELNMPLVASVSAFIRHRQPMLTATFDMMKRGEITDRQMAEAMPLIDRAIDEALISLVQAREEQSANIDEETHN from the coding sequence GTGAATGACGACCTGCTTACGATAGGCGAAGCCGCCGAAATCCTGGGAGTCAGCGAACCGGCGTTACGCACCTGGACCGATGAAGGCCAGATAAAAGCTTTCGTGACCCCGGGGGGTCACCGGCGCTACCTAAGGTCCGAACTTAAAAAATTCATCGGCCTCAATCAGAAACGCCTGGGTATCAAGAGCCTGACCGAAAAACTCGAAGGTACGGCCGCGGTGCATCGAGAGATCGGCGCTGGTCCGTGGCGAACGCACCTGGATGAAGCCGATCAACACCGGTTCGCAGCTCTAGGCAGGCAACTTCTGGCATTATTGACTCAGTGCCTGACCAAGCCTTCCAAACCGGAGGACACCTTCTCCGCAGCCAGGGAAATCGGAAGGAGCTACGGCGAATTGACCGGGGAACTCAATATGCCCCTGGTGGCGTCAGTCAGCGCTTTCATCCGGCACAGGCAGCCGATGCTGACCGCCACGTTCGATATGATGAAACGAGGCGAGATCACCGACCGGCAGATGGCGGAGGCGATGCCGCTCATCGACCGAGCCATCGATGAGGCTCTTATCTCCCTGGTTCAAGCCCGCGAAGAACAGTCCGCAAACATTGATGAGGAAACCCACAATTGA
- a CDS encoding radical SAM/SPASM domain-containing protein: MNIETASGPQLVAWEITRSCNLSCAHCRASAQSGGYEGELSTEECFKMVDQIAEVGSPILILTGGEPLLREDVFDIGKYAIGKGLRVVMGTNGTMVTGAIAQKMKSVPLSRISISLDYPTPDLQDEFRGARGAFQSAIAGIRNAQEAGIEVQINMTVTRKNAEYLPELVDLALDLGVAAFHPFMLVPTGRGKGLAQEELSPEDYEATLKWIYQKQKELGDRFNFKPTDAPHYYRIVKQCGGSVSFGHGHRPNQGQPSPHHGMNAHTRGCLAGTGFCFISHTGKVQGCGYLDIEAGDIKKNTFSEVWNESPLFREIRDLSKLKGKCGRCEFKTVCGGCRARAYETSGDYLAAEPYCVYRPTGNVAVTV; this comes from the coding sequence TTGAACATCGAAACCGCATCCGGACCCCAGCTGGTTGCCTGGGAAATCACCCGAAGCTGCAATTTATCATGTGCCCACTGCCGGGCATCGGCACAGAGCGGCGGATATGAAGGCGAACTGTCGACCGAAGAGTGTTTCAAGATGGTCGATCAGATCGCTGAAGTTGGGAGCCCGATCCTGATCCTTACCGGTGGCGAGCCGCTTCTCCGCGAGGATGTCTTCGATATCGGCAAGTACGCGATCGGAAAAGGTCTGCGGGTGGTGATGGGGACCAACGGCACAATGGTCACAGGGGCAATTGCTCAAAAGATGAAATCCGTGCCTTTATCCCGCATCAGCATCAGCCTGGATTATCCGACTCCAGACCTTCAGGATGAATTCCGTGGAGCAAGGGGGGCTTTCCAGTCGGCTATCGCCGGCATCAGAAATGCCCAAGAAGCAGGGATCGAAGTCCAGATCAATATGACGGTGACCAGAAAAAACGCCGAATATCTGCCTGAACTCGTCGATCTAGCCCTTGACCTCGGCGTGGCTGCGTTCCATCCGTTTATGCTGGTGCCTACGGGCCGAGGTAAAGGCCTGGCTCAAGAGGAACTATCGCCCGAAGATTATGAAGCCACTCTCAAGTGGATCTACCAGAAACAAAAAGAGCTTGGCGATCGGTTTAATTTCAAACCGACCGATGCCCCACATTATTACAGGATCGTCAAGCAGTGCGGCGGAAGCGTCAGTTTCGGGCACGGGCACCGGCCAAACCAGGGGCAACCGTCACCCCATCACGGGATGAACGCCCACACCCGCGGCTGCCTGGCGGGTACCGGTTTCTGCTTCATCTCCCACACAGGGAAGGTCCAAGGCTGCGGTTACCTGGATATCGAGGCCGGCGACATCAAAAAGAATACCTTCTCTGAAGTCTGGAATGAGTCTCCCCTTTTTCGTGAGATTAGGGATCTTTCTAAACTTAAAGGCAAATGCGGACGCTGCGAGTTTAAAACGGTCTGCGGCGGATGCCGGGCGCGCGCCTACGAGACCAGCGGCGATTACCTGGCCGCTGAACCTTATTGCGTTTATAGGCCGACGGGAAACGTCGCGGTTACCGTATAA